From Gadus morhua chromosome 14, gadMor3.0, whole genome shotgun sequence:
CATATCAAAAGTCGTATTGCCTTCTTTGATCAATACTTGGCTAGATGAATACTTAGCTGAAGACCAGAGCCTCTTTGTCCAATCTCTTGTTAAATTACTGATGAAGTTACTTATTGTACCTATTGCAGATTTGGACTTCTTAACCGTTTTGGTGGCAATTCTAGTCTTTCTTCCGATTGGTCATTCTTTTGATTTGAAATCCATACAGGATAAAGAAGTCTGTCCTCGTGGCATCCGACAGCTCTTCAGTGAACAAGGGAAACCGATATTCTACAGATCATCAGTTGTCATCGTTGCGTCGTCATTGTGTGTAAGTGAACGACCTTCTCCCAGATCTCGACTCCTGGGAAACATTTGCATGGACATTCTGGCCCGTGTAGATCGGCCCCTGGTCAGGATGTCtaggatatttttttgtatatatgCACGTGTTCTTTTTCGATGGATGATTCATCCTGGTAAAAACAAGATCAAAACAGTTTGTGACCTGTTTGTGCAACAGTCCCCACTGCTCCCAAGATGCAGGACCGAACTGCCAACTTGGGCGCGGATACGATGGGGGCAGATGACCTCTGTGGTGATCAAGAAACAACGATGACACACGCAAATAAGAATGAGATGCATTGTGGCTCGGGAGGGGCTTCCTCTGCACGCCCACTGGCTGCTGCCTGCACCCTGACAGAGATACGGCACACAGCTCCTGTTCCCCTCCGAGCTCACCCTCACACAATGGAGTCCTTGATCTCTGAGCCCAGCCGTACTCTGGGTCGCGGGCAGGTGGGAGAGTACTCCACGTGGCTCTCCTTCACGTTGAGGGGCCTCCGGTCCGAGGCCTCCGAGAAGCTCTTGCTGTTGTCGGGGGAGGACTCGTGGGTGGGCGTGCTGCAGATGTAGTTGTCGTTGAGCGTCTGGTAGCCCTTGTGGTCCGAGGTGGACACGGGGATGGCGCTGCCGTTCAGCGGCAGGCTCTCCGTGGGCTTGCCCACGATGCGGGGCTTCTTCTGCTGCATGTTGGGGCACTCGCCCTGCTTCAGCATGGACTTCATGCGGTCGCGGTTCCGGTACGCCACAAACAAGGAGAAGACCAGGAGGGAGAAGGCCAGCAGGGCGCACACCACGATCAGCTCGTTCCAGTAGGTCTTGGCGTGGAACTGCGTGGAGCGCGACTCGCCTGGCAGGATGAGGatactctcctccctctccacgtGCGGCGTGCGCGAGTGACCGACCAGCGTGGTGCTCTCCTGCCGGGGCTCCGCCCTCACGCAGTAATTGGCCAGCAGCTGCCGGAAGCCCTCCTCCTCGGACCAGCACTCGTAGGTCTCCGTCCGGTCGGGCTGCGCCACTACCACCAGGTGGCCCTCGGGCGTGGCGTAGAGGAACTCTTTGGCGCTGGCGCTGTAGTGCCACCGGCGGGTCGCCAGGTTGGAGCGCAGGACGCAGGGCAGCACTCTGAACGTGTTCATGGGGATGGTCATCAACTGGCAGGCGGAGACCCCTGGAGGTAATGGTATCAAATGAATACACAACACAATTATATTTCAATTAATGAGCTGGCAGGCAGAGACCTCTGGAAGGAATACATGGTTCTCAAATGAATACGGACTTTTACCTTAAGATAATCAATCAAATATGTTGGTTAAAAAAATCTGAGCGGATTGGTACTTTTTCTTTTAACTTTGCAGAGATGATAAGTAATACATGTGCCTCGTTGTGTAACTTGAGCATGTGACCAAAAGCTGCGGATGGAGATTATTTCttaaattgattgattgaacgTCCAGGCTCTGTACGGTAGTGCGGCTACACTCTGCTTTAGCTCCTGACGGCTCCTATGGGCCCCATCAGTCCTCAATTATAATGGCCGTAAAATGAgtacaataaaatatgttttcaaAAGAGGATTTTTGATTGTTTAGTCTATTTATTAAAAGAGTAGTTCCAACAGAAGTCACTGAGATAGGGTTACAGTTGGCGTTTCTAAATGGTCAGTTGCGTATACGTTTTTTGCAATACTTTTTTGAAGTTTTtctgtaaaaaatataatactgCAAACTCTGAATCAATTCAAGAATCAAAATCAAAcatgaaatatataaatgacTCGTCACTAGCGGTCGTGAACTCACGGGAGGCTGGTGCTTTAAAGGGGGACCGGGGCGTGTGAGAAGTCTTGTTGCAGATGGCCGAGGTGTCCGCCTCCTCCACGTCCTGCTGCCAGTGGCTGCGGCGGGACAGAGAAACCACCAGGAGGGTCAACCTAACTGCAGCTGTAGTGAGAGGAACCTTCCGGAACATATGACCGCCCTGGAGCCTTTCAGTTGAATCACCTCTAAGTACAGACAGCTTGTACATAACAGACCCCCCTGTTCATTTCAATTTAACCGATCAAAGCAGATGAAAGTACAAAGAGCTTTTGGGTGTTTGTgcggtttgtgtgtgctttgtagTTGTGTTTTGTACGTAATGggtgaaggcacacacacacacagacaaaatagAAGTATGACTCAGTCATTCCCAATGCTGTGAGCCTGAATGTGTTTTGTCctgatgaataaaaaaaaagcattgaaTTGAAATGGTGAAAACATAGTAATAGCTAAATGAAAGTGAAATGATTTGCCGTTAGTTATTCTGAGGACATCCTCCTCCTATAAGTCATAATGTACTCTTGCTTTTTTTTACTCATCCCTCTATCTTTGCTGTGATTCGCTCAAGCAGTGTAGTCCACGTGATaggcaggtatacgccgtatacccaaaGCACCAGGATTTTCGTATAGTACAGACAGGCATGTCAGCTATGAGGTGGCTTATATAACTTTATAAAAAAACAGCGGCTGAGAACTTCTCAGAGATGAGTGCATGCTTAATCCTGAAAtgccccccacctccccattGCCAAGACGTATTAAGGCATTTAATCCCATGAGAGAGCAGTCATGTGACACACATCTAAAAAGATTAGATTGTCAACTTTTATTCTATCGAAACCATTGTTAACTAAACTAAAGGGGGACAACACCAACCCCTAACAAAATAAGAAGCATGTAACAAAAAATGGTTTCAatactgtgcacatgcacatcaaTAGCGATCTTCTACATGTTATTGTATGAACACAAATCTGACTCTACTGATTCCAACAATTCAATCCAAGTCACTTTCTGCCAAAAAGTTGCCGAACTAGAAGCAAAGAACAATCAAGAGCAAACgtccctttttctttttacaaccaaacatatgtcttacctttgttgcTTTTGTCATCAAAGTTTTGTTTGATCACATAAGAACAACCATAAACGTAAAGTCCAGTCTCTTATTACcattttgcaactaaacatggCATTCACAATCAATTAACTAAGAGAGGATTTCAGGGGAAATGGCAAATTGCATTCAATAAGAACACCCTTTCTTTGTcgccatctagtggccatatagtGCAAGTGCAATGGTTTGGCTAGGGGTCATTTGACTCTATTCACCCTGACCTTTCAATAGAGGGGTCAATGGTCAACATTTTAAAATGGGCTTTCAAGATATCGACCCGTTTGTGTATCATCAAGTTTACACTATCATTTTTGCATTGGTTTGCAATTCAATTCATTGATTTACTTGGAGTAAGGAATGGTTCATCACAGTTCACCCATGACAACACACCACTGATGGGCTTGTGTCCACCGGTTGTGGGCCATGATTGGTCAGTGAGCTCACCTGTCGGGCGGCGCCATCCTGACGTCGCGACACAGCCGGCCTGTCCAGGCACAGTAGGGGTCCCTGGAGAGGACACATTCCCCACAGCTGGCGTAGTTGGTGCAGTTAGCCACCGGGACCTCCACCAACCCGGAGTACGACGACACAAACAACAATCCCTGCAGAGGCATGAGACCGGAGACTTAATATAGCACgtcatgataataatattaGAGTTTAATATAGGTTAATAAAGCAGAGCCAGAGGACAGGAGACTCAATATATCATGTCATAATCATAATATCATAGTTTAATATAGCATACTAAAGCAGAGCCAGGGGACATGACACTTAGTACatcatataatattataatggtAATAATTATATACAGTAATATATAACGATATACAGTACCAGAGGAATGGAGACGATAtatcataataacaataattatatattataacaaaGCAGAACCATAAAACAGGAGACTTTAGTATGACACAGCAGTCTATGTGATGGAAAAAATATAGTGTAATATAGGTGGGCTGAAGGGATGAGGGCGTCTCACCCTCTGGGGGTCCAGCTCTATGTGCTGGACTGGCTGTGGCGTGGCGAACAGGGTCATCTCCTCGATGATGTGCATCCGGTCGTTGGTGTTGATCGCCTTGTGAAGCTTGCCAtcgtctgacacacacacacacacacacacacacacacacacacacacacacacacacacacacacacacacacacacacacacacacacacacacacttaatgtgTTGTATCTCACTAATTCCTAAGATATTTTTAAGTACTATTTACTAATACAGCATTTGATTATCACACTACTTTTACTTTATGGTCAGGAAAGTTTGTTTCTAACTGCAGTGTGTTTAGAAACATAAGACATAAAACCAGGGGCAAGTGaaaagatgatgatgaagagggtgGGTGCTCAGATGAAGACTCTTGGACTACCTGTTCCAATGAAGAGGACGTCATAGGCCCGCTCCATGCCCTGGATCTTGTGCACAGCGATCTGTGTGTAGCGCACGTTGCGCTTGAGCAGCAGTGGCGGGCTGCGGATCACGCTGTCCATGAGGAAGTGGTCCTTGACGAAGTTGAGCACCTTGTCGGGCATGTGCAGGGACGACTGGATCCCGGCCTGCCTGGCGCGGCTGGTCACGCACTGGGGGGCCGAGGAGGAGCAGACGGTTCAATTGGCACTTGGAGGTGGTTAAGTGGTGCAGTCGGGTGAACACTGGGGTTGTAACTGTTATGAACGGCACATGCAGCCCTGCACTTGTGACAGTAAGGGTTCTCATGCCCCCTTATCAGGGGATGGGGTGTGTTTAGAGGGGCTGGGGCAGGGCTTACCGCCCCGGGACGCGGCTCTGGGAGGGGGTGGTTGTAGGTGTACCACTGCTGGCTCTCCCGGTTGACCTCGCGGTAGCGACCGCTGAACGCCCGCTCCACCTGGGCCATGGTGAACGCACAGACTGCAGAACTCCCCGATGCCCCTTTATACCTGTAGAGATCACAATATACATCACATTATTCACATATAAAGGTGCACCATTATAACTGGAGAGATCCAGATATACATCACATTATTCAAATATACAGGTACACCTTTATACTGGAGGGATCACAATATATATCACATTATTCACATGTCCAGGTACACCTTTATACGTGCAGAAACCATATCAT
This genomic window contains:
- the LOC115558699 gene encoding semaphorin-4B gives rise to the protein MTMWRLGRTVCCLGAATVLFASLLQTAMSTQDDATPRISFLYNAKERSAKRFSVDGVSNYTSLLLSKEDDMLYVGAREALFALSLSDISKDKLQKNMTWGTPVGKREECSFKGKNLETDCFNYIKILLRLNSTHLYVCGTYAFSPICAYINTSTFSLERDDSGEVLMEDGRSRCPFNPEYKSTAIIVDGELYAGTVSNFQGNEPVIYKSLGHGTALKTENSLNWLQDPVFVGSAYIEESQPTGNPVGDDDKIYFFFSEAGKEFDFFDNTIVSRIARVCKGDKGGERVLQKKWTTFLKAQLLCSLPDDGFPFNIIQDMFVLKPMGDGWENTVFYGVFTSQWYKGASGSSAVCAFTMAQVERAFSGRYREVNRESQQWYTYNHPLPEPRPGACVTSRARQAGIQSSLHMPDKVLNFVKDHFLMDSVIRSPPLLLKRNVRYTQIAVHKIQGMERAYDVLFIGTDDGKLHKAINTNDRMHIIEEMTLFATPQPVQHIELDPQRGLLFVSSYSGLVEVPVANCTNYASCGECVLSRDPYCAWTGRLCRDVRMAPPDSHWQQDVEEADTSAICNKTSHTPRSPFKAPASRVSACQLMTIPMNTFRVLPCVLRSNLATRRWHYSASAKEFLYATPEGHLVVVAQPDRTETYECWSEEEGFRQLLANYCVRAEPRQESTTLVGHSRTPHVEREESILILPGESRSTQFHAKTYWNELIVVCALLAFSLLVFSLFVAYRNRDRMKSMLKQGECPNMQQKKPRIVGKPTESLPLNGSAIPVSTSDHKGYQTLNDNYICSTPTHESSPDNSKSFSEASDRRPLNVKESHVEYSPTCPRPRVRLGSEIKDSIV